The following coding sequences are from one Aggregicoccus sp. 17bor-14 window:
- a CDS encoding NAD(P)H-dependent glycerol-3-phosphate dehydrogenase, with product MRATVIGSGSFGTALANVLATNCSQVQMWAREPELVQAINTRHENPTYLPGIPIASNVRASHSLQEALAGADLVVAATPSHATRDVMGQALPHLPQGVPIITVAKGIENDTLLTMTEVLEDCLPDAYHPYIAVLSGPSFAKELAQRLPTVVTIASHWDKVAQRCQRAFQTETFRSYTSSDVVGVQYGGALKNVIAIAAGIADGIGMGHNARSALITRGLAEIARIAVSRGANPLTLSGLSGMGDLVLTCTGELSRNRKVGMELGRGRPLAEVLGDMNQVAEGVKTAKSARDLSVRTGVELPICNQVYAIAYEGKSPKAAVVELMTRQPKSEL from the coding sequence ATGCGCGCCACCGTCATCGGCTCCGGTTCCTTCGGCACGGCCCTCGCCAACGTGCTCGCCACCAACTGCAGCCAGGTGCAGATGTGGGCGCGCGAGCCCGAGCTCGTCCAGGCCATCAACACCCGCCACGAGAACCCCACCTATCTTCCCGGCATCCCCATCGCCTCCAACGTGCGCGCCTCGCACTCGCTGCAGGAGGCGCTCGCGGGGGCGGACCTCGTGGTGGCCGCCACCCCCAGCCACGCCACCCGCGACGTGATGGGCCAGGCGCTGCCCCACCTGCCGCAGGGGGTTCCCATCATCACGGTGGCCAAGGGCATCGAGAACGACACCCTGCTCACCATGACGGAGGTGCTCGAGGACTGCCTGCCGGACGCCTACCACCCGTACATCGCGGTGCTCTCCGGGCCCTCGTTCGCCAAGGAGCTCGCGCAGCGGCTGCCCACGGTGGTCACCATCGCGAGCCACTGGGACAAGGTGGCGCAGCGCTGCCAGCGCGCCTTCCAGACGGAGACCTTCCGCTCCTACACCTCGAGCGACGTGGTCGGCGTCCAGTACGGCGGCGCGCTCAAGAACGTCATCGCGATCGCCGCGGGCATCGCGGACGGCATCGGCATGGGTCACAACGCGCGCTCGGCGCTCATCACCCGCGGGCTCGCCGAGATCGCCCGCATCGCAGTGAGCCGCGGCGCAAACCCCCTCACGCTCTCGGGCCTCAGCGGCATGGGGGACCTGGTGCTCACCTGCACCGGCGAGCTCAGCCGCAACCGCAAGGTGGGCATGGAGCTGGGCCGCGGGCGCCCCCTCGCCGAGGTGCTCGGGGACATGAACCAGGTCGCCGAGGGCGTGAAGACCGCCAAGAGCGCCCGCGACCTCTCGGTGCGGACCGGCGTGGAGCTGCCCATCTGCAACCAGGTCTACGCCATCGCGTACGAGGGCAAGAGCCCCAAGGCGGCGGTGGTCGAGCTGATGACCCGCCAGCCCAAGAGCGAGCTGTAG
- a CDS encoding M28 family peptidase encodes MRALAEQLGERNVRDAPRFFHLERAATRIEHALGASLAARGLRPTRRSFRVGAQGVRTLEAELPGARAADDVVVVAARYDSPAGSAGVNDNATGVAALLALAERWASADRTAALTVRFVALPSGPLTPLPASRVYAAHLREHGTRVRGVLCLEALGRSARGARTEPLMVVSNLASRRLARTVTWALGQGDVRGRAAFVPGTLPGVGASDPGAFWRQGLPAVRVTEVFPMSTWRADERVEQLDFARLATVVRGLERVLERLTDAEH; translated from the coding sequence GCGCCCCGCTTCTTCCACCTCGAGCGCGCTGCGACGCGCATCGAGCACGCGCTGGGCGCCTCCCTGGCCGCGCGGGGCCTGCGCCCGACCCGGCGCTCGTTCCGGGTGGGCGCGCAGGGCGTGCGAACCCTCGAGGCGGAGCTGCCCGGCGCCCGCGCTGCCGACGACGTGGTGGTGGTGGCGGCGCGCTACGACTCCCCGGCGGGCAGCGCCGGCGTGAACGACAATGCGACGGGCGTGGCCGCCCTGCTCGCGCTCGCGGAGCGCTGGGCCTCTGCCGACCGCACCGCCGCATTGACGGTGCGCTTCGTGGCACTGCCCTCGGGACCGCTCACGCCGCTGCCCGCATCCCGCGTGTACGCAGCGCACCTGCGAGAGCACGGCACGCGCGTGCGCGGCGTGCTCTGTCTCGAGGCCCTGGGGCGCAGCGCGCGCGGCGCCCGCACGGAGCCGCTGATGGTGGTGAGCAACCTCGCCTCCCGCAGGCTCGCGCGCACGGTGACGTGGGCGCTCGGGCAGGGCGACGTGAGAGGCCGTGCGGCGTTCGTCCCCGGCACGCTGCCTGGCGTGGGCGCCTCGGACCCCGGTGCCTTCTGGCGGCAGGGACTGCCGGCAGTGCGCGTCACGGAGGTCTTCCCGATGAGCACCTGGCGCGCGGACGAGCGCGTGGAGCAGCTCGACTTCGCGAGGCTTGCCACCGTCGTGCGCGGCCTCGAGCGCGTGCTCGAGCGGCTCACGGACGCGGAGCACTGA